In the genome of Leptospiraceae bacterium, the window TTTTTTCGAATTTCATCATCCCACCTCTAAATCTTTTGTCTTTTATTTCTATTATTGTTATTTTGCACTTTACCTATAGTCGTAAAGTTTCTTTGATATATATTATTCTTCTGATTTTTGTTTATCTAAGTTTGATTTTAATCAAATTTGCTGATGGAATACAAAGCCATCAGAAGGAACTAATGCTTCAATACTTTAATGACCTTGTTTTTAATTCTTTATTACTATGGTTTTTGTTAGAAATTTATGGGCATTTTCGAGAAGAATTAGAACTCAAACTAAAAGAAGTCAATATAACGAGAGAAAAGGATTTAGAGCTGGCACGAGAAATCCAAATTCAACTTTACCCGCCAAAAATCCAATCAATGAATTTCCAAATTGATTACTTTATCGAACCTCTGGATAAAGTCTCAGGTGACCTCATTGAAATCATAGAGAAAAAAGAAAACTATTTTTTGATATTTGGCGATGTAACAGGGCATGGTATTCAATCAGGTATGTTAACAATGCAAATCAATACCCTTGTGAATTACCTAATCATAGATAAAGAAATAGAAGACATATTTGAAATTTATTTTGAATTAAACAATCATTATCATCAAATCCTAAAAAAACTCGAAATCAAAAACTTTGCTGTATTAACTATATTAAAAATCCACAAAAACGGTTTGATCTATGCTATCGGTTCGTTAAATAACATCTACCATTTTGATTCCAACTTAAACTTGATTGAGACATTTCAACACAATCAAACACTAGGTATGCTGCCATTAAAATCAAAAGACGAGATTTTATACACCAAGATACAACTGAAAAAAGGAGATTTTCTTTTTATTTGCACTGATGGACTTTATGAAATCCCTACTACTGATAACGAAATCCTTAAGTATGAACAATTTATCACGCTTTTAAAGAAATACTTCAAATTACAAAAAATCAATAATAAAGAACTCTCGCTTTCAGAACTCACGACTTTCTTAAAAAAAGAATTAAAAATTTTGAATTTTAATGATGATGCCTCAGCGATTATGATTCGTAAAATCAATTAAATTCACTTTTGACCATTTGTTCTTATTTTGATAGAATAACCATGCTCTTCTAAACCTTCGATCCGACTCATTGTATCGATATATTCTGATGATTCCTTTAAGCCCTGCTTTGTAGTATTCTGCCATGTGATTCTTTTTAAAAATGTTTCCACACCAACTCCCGAATAGATTTTCGCAGCTCCACCCGTTGGAAGGATATGGTTTGTGCCACTAAAATAATCCCCCAAAGCCACGGGTGCATATTTTCCTATAAAAACACTTCCAGCCGAGTGAACATATTCTAAATAAGCCTCAGGTTCATCAAAAATGTTCAAACAAATTTCTAAATGTTCTGGAGCAAATTCATTCACAAAATCAAAGGCTTTCCGAAAGTTATCAGTAACCGTTTTTATATTTTTCTCTTGAATTTCTTCAACAAAACTATCAAAAAGAATAATGTATGAATTTTTCGTTATACTTTCTTTTTTGATTTCATTACGAGAGGGTCGATCTATCAATCCCCTTTCGATTTCTTTTATCACGCTCTCTGCCAAAACCAAACTATCTGTTAGCAACACAGATATACTATCTTCTCCATGTTCTGATTGTGCCAACATGTCTGCTGCAATAAACTTTGGATTTGCGGTGTGATCAGCTACAATTAGAACTTCTGAAGGTCCTGCGGGCTGATCAATCTTTACTTTTCCTGTTGAAGCCAAAATGCTTTTTGCAGCTGTGACGAATCGATTACCCGGACCAATCAGGATTTCCGCTGGTGGAACATCTATTCCAAAATACGCCGCTGCAATCCCATGAGCACCACCTACTTTTAGTATTGAAGTAGCCCCCGCAATCATGGCACAGTAAAGAATAGATGGGTGAATTTCGCCTCGTTCATTTGCTGGTGTTATGACGGTGATGTTTTCAACTCCAGCTATTTTTGCTGGTATTACCCCCATCAAAACTGAAGAGGGATAAAGAGCTTTTCCGCCTGGAACGTAAATGCCCGCTGATTTTATTGGTCGATAAATATATCCCAACGTAATGTCTGAATTCACGATTTTATCATCTTTTAGATTTTTCTTTTGGAATTCATGAAAGAGATAAATATTATGAGCTGCTTTTTGAAAGGCTTTTTTTTCTTCCTCTGAAAGGAGTTTTTCAGAAATTTTGAATTCTTCTCTTTCTATTACGAGAGGATTGGGGGTATAATGATCCAATCTTTGAGTGATTCTGATTAGAGCTTCTTTTCCCCCCACTCGTATTTCCTCGATGATTTCGTTTGCAATCCTATAAGCTTCTGGATCCTCGAAAGAAGGACGAAAACAAAGTTCTTTGATCTTTTTTTCTGTTAA includes:
- the hisD gene encoding histidinol dehydrogenase, which gives rise to MIPVYYYNELTEKKIKELCFRPSFEDPEAYRIANEIIEEIRVGGKEALIRITQRLDHYTPNPLVIEREEFKISEKLLSEEEKKAFQKAAHNIYLFHEFQKKNLKDDKIVNSDITLGYIYRPIKSAGIYVPGGKALYPSSVLMGVIPAKIAGVENITVITPANERGEIHPSILYCAMIAGATSILKVGGAHGIAAAYFGIDVPPAEILIGPGNRFVTAAKSILASTGKVKIDQPAGPSEVLIVADHTANPKFIAADMLAQSEHGEDSISVLLTDSLVLAESVIKEIERGLIDRPSRNEIKKESITKNSYIILFDSFVEEIQEKNIKTVTDNFRKAFDFVNEFAPEHLEICLNIFDEPEAYLEYVHSAGSVFIGKYAPVALGDYFSGTNHILPTGGAAKIYSGVGVETFLKRITWQNTTKQGLKESSEYIDTMSRIEGLEEHGYSIKIRTNGQK
- a CDS encoding serine/threonine-protein phosphatase, whose amino-acid sequence is MKKIYLKIFQKREFFFDLGSRFLDGFLRADHKFLLSHSKRQRLRIYNGLTVFLIINILLYIIFHLKSDINLIITFSYFSIVIISYIINLSYSFEYFEATLLFLILTGIIINTYQLFSNFIIPPLNLLSFISIIVILHFTYSRKVSLIYIILLIFVYLSLILIKFADGIQSHQKELMLQYFNDLVFNSLLLWFLLEIYGHFREELELKLKEVNITREKDLELAREIQIQLYPPKIQSMNFQIDYFIEPLDKVSGDLIEIIEKKENYFLIFGDVTGHGIQSGMLTMQINTLVNYLIIDKEIEDIFEIYFELNNHYHQILKKLEIKNFAVLTILKIHKNGLIYAIGSLNNIYHFDSNLNLIETFQHNQTLGMLPLKSKDEILYTKIQLKKGDFLFICTDGLYEIPTTDNEILKYEQFITLLKKYFKLQKINNKELSLSELTTFLKKELKILNFNDDASAIMIRKIN